Within Corynebacterium timonense, the genomic segment GCCGAGGTCCTTCCCCTGGTCGGCGACGCGAACGTCAGCTTCGTCGGCTTCGACGCCGACCTGAAAGCCCTGTCGATCGAGGCCGACGTCGTCGTCTCCACCGTGCCCGCCGACGCGGTGACCGAGCACGCTGACGCGTTGGGCCACGCGCCGCTTCTCGACGTCATCTACGAGCCCTGGCCCACACCCCTGGCCACGGCGGCCGCCGCCAACGGGCACATGGTCGTGGGCGGGCTGGTCATGCTCGCGGCCCAGTCCTACTCCCAGTTCGAACAGTTCACCGGAGTCACGGCCCCGCGCGAAAAGATGCGGGAGGCGCTGCAACGCCACGTTTTCGCGCGCGGACAGTAGCGGGCGGGGAAAAAACTGGCGTAGACTACCCCCATGCTGATCGGGGGGTCCGGCTTGTTTTTCCTGTTTTTATGCGCGTGCGCGGTGCTGTGGAGCACAGCGCTTGCGTGCGTTGACGTCACGCAGCGTCGGCTGCCGGACGCGCTCACGCTGCCGGCTGGGGCGCTGGCGCTCGCGTGGTGCGTCGTGCGGCCGGTGGGCCTCTGGGGCCTCGTGTGGCCCGTTTTGTACCTTCTACCTGCGCGGGGGATTGGAGGGGGCGACGTGAAACTTGCGGTGTCGCTGGGGGTGGCGGTCGCGTGCACGGCGGGCCCGGTCTGGGTTCTTGTTGCCGTCGCCGCCGCGAGCGCGCTTACTCTTGCGGCGGCGGCGCTCACACGTTCGGCGGCCGTGGCGCACGGACCAGCGATGCTCGCCGCGGCGTGGGTGTGCGCCCTGATGGGGGGAGTGGCCTCGAACATGTGACAGAATAAGCGCCATGCTTCGTTGGACCACGGCCGGGGAGTCCCACGGCCAAGCGCTTGTCGCGCTCGTTGAGAACATGCCGGCCGGCGTCCCCGTCACCGCAGAGGACATCGCGCACCACTTGGCGCGACGCCGCCTCGGCTACGGACGCGGCGCCCGGATGAAGTTTGAGGCGGACGAGCTGACGCTTCTCACCGGCATCGTGCACGGCCAGACCATCGGCAGCCCTATCGCCATCCAGATCGGCAACACGGAATGGCCGAAGTGGACCACGATCATGTCGCCGCACCCGCTCGACATGGAGGACCCGGAGGTAGCGAAAGCGATGGCCTCGGGCCGGGGGGCCCGCCTGACGCGGCCGCGCCCCGGGCACGCGGACTTCGCGGGCATGGTCAAGTACGGTTTCGACGACGCCCGCAAGGTCCTCGAGCGTTCCTCGGCGCGCGAGACGGCAGCCCGCGTCGCGGCCGCGGCGGTGGCGCGCAGCTTCCTGCGCGAGACACTAGGTGTCGAGGTGCTGTCCCACGTTGTCTCCATCGGGGAGTCGGAGCCGTACGTGGGCCCCGCCCCGGCGTTTTCCGACATCGACGCTATCGACGGGTCCCCGGTCCGCGCGTTCGGCGCGGAGAGCGAGAAAGACATGATCGCCCAGATCGAGGCCGCGAAGAAGGAGGGCGACACCCTCGGCGGTGTCGTGGAGGTGGTCGTGGACGGGCTGCCGATTGGGCTCGGCTCCCACATCTCCGGCGAGCACCGGCTCGACGCGCAGCTCGCGGGGGCGCTCATGGGCATCCAGTCCGTGAAGGGCGTGGAGGTCGGCGATGGCTTCGAGGAGGCGCGCCGCCGCGGCTCCGCAGCGCACGACGAGATCCTGCGCGGCGAAGATGAAGATGGGGTGCGGCGCGCGAGCAACCGCGCGGGCGGCCTCGAAGGCGGCATGACCAACGGCGAACAGCTGCGCCTGCGCGTCGGCTTTAAGCCGATTTCCACGGTTCCGCGAGCGCTGCGCACCGTGGATATGGACACCGGCGCGGCGGCGACCGGCATCCACCAGCGCTCCGACGTGTGCGCGGTGCCCGCCGGCGGGGTCGTCGCGGAGGCGATGGTGGCGCTGGTGCTGGCCCGCGCGGTGCTGGAAAAGTTCGGCGGAGACAGCATCGGGCAGGTTCGCAGCGCGATTTCCTCGTACAATGATTATGTTTCGCAACGGTTGGCCTTCGGAGGAGATCATGCCTAACCCAACCACCTACGCGGGGGCGCGCGACGCCGGCGCTGTCGTGCACTCTCGGCCGCGCGCCGTGCTCGTCGGCCCGCCGGGCGCAGGGAAGACGACCATAGGGCGTCGGCTCGCGAGCTCGCTGAACGTGCCGCTCGTGGACTCCGACCTGCTGCTCGAGGAAGGCGAAGGCAAGGCCTGCGGCGACGTGTACGTCGAACGCGGCGAGGAAGGCTTCCGCGAGATCGAGGCGACGTACGTTGCCCGTGCGCTGGCGACCGGCGGGATTGTCAGTCTCGGCGGCGGCGCCGTCGTCACCGAGACGACCCGTCAGCTGCTCATCCCGCACACCGTCGTGTGGGTCGACGTCAGCGCCGAGGAAGGCATCCGGCGCACGTCCAGTTCGACCACGCGCCCGGTGCTTGCGTCGGCGGATCCGGCGCAGCGCTACCGGGACCTGCTGGAGGAGCGTGCGCCTTTGTACCGGGAGGTCTCCGACTTCCGGGTGCGCACTGACGGGCGCCCGCCGCAGCGCGTTGTCGCAGACGTATTGGGGTTCATCGAGTCCCTGTAGCGGGGGAGAAGGAGCGGGAAAGACCGTGGCAATCGTTGAGGTGACAGGGCCGAGCCCCTACGAAGTCCACATCGGGTACAACATCACCGGCGGGGTTGCCCGCCGCGTAGCGCAGCTGAAGGCGCGCAAGGTGGCCATCGTCCACCAGCGCCCGCTGGCGGCCGTCGCGCGTCATATTGGCCGCGAGCTCGAGAACGAAAACGTCGAGGTCCACCTCCTCCCGGTGCCGGACGCGGAGGCGAGCAAGACGATCGCCGTGCTCGGGGGGCTGTGGGACGCGCTCGGTGAGGTCGGGTTTGCGCGCCAGGACGTCATCATCGGCTTGGGCGGGGGAGCGGCCACGGACCTAGCGGGCTTCGCGGCCGCGACGTGGATGCGTGGGGTCAAGGTCGTCCAGGTGCCCACGACGCTGCTGGCAATGGTCGACGCTGCCGTCGGCGGCAAGACCGGCATCAACACAGCGGCGGGAAAGAACCTTGTCGGCGCGTTCCACGAGCCGGATTCCGTTTTCATCGACCTCGAGCGGCTGCACACGCTGCCCGAGGAGGAGATCGTCGCCGGCTCCGCAGAGTTGATCAAGACGGGTTTCATCGCCGACCCGCGCATCTTGGAGCTCTTCCGGGAAGGCCCCGAGCGCCACTGGGAGGAGCTGGTGCGCCGCTCGGTGACGGTCAAGGCCGGGGTGGTCTCCCAGGACCTGACGGAGTCTGGCCTGCGCGAGATCCTCAACTACGGCCACACCTTCGGCCACGCCATCGAGCGCCGGGAGGACTACACGTGGAGGCACGGCGACGCGGTGGCCGTGGGCATGATGTTCGTCGCCCACCTCGCTTACAATCGCGGGCTTATCGACGCCCCGCTGCTCGCCCTCCACAAGGAGATCCTCGAGCTGGTCGGCCTGCCCACCACCTACGAGGCCGGCGCCTTCGACGAGCTCTACGAGGCGATGACCCGTGACAAGAAGTCCCGCGACGGCGCCATCCGCTTCGTTGTCCTGCGGGAGCTGGGGCAGTGCGCCCGGCTCGAGGACGCAAGCGTGGAGGAGATGCGCGCGGCCTACGACGCGATTTCCGCGCCCGAAGGAGGTCGGGGAAGGTGAAGATCCTGGTTCTCAACGGCCCGAACCTCAACCGGCTGGGCACTCGCCAGCCGGAGGTCTACGGGGCGGTGACGCTGTCGGACGTCGAGATGCAGCTCGCGGAGCACGCCGAGCGCCTCGGCGTCGAGGTGGAGTGCCGCCAGTCGAACCACGAGGGGGACCTGATCGACTGGGCGCACGAGGCGGCCGACGAGGGGTGGCCCGTGGTGATCAACCCCGGCGGGTTGACCCACACCTCGGTGGCGCTGCGCGACGCGCTCGCCGAGGTCGCCGACGGCGCGGGCTTCGTCGAGGTCCACATTTCAAACGTCCACGCGCGGGAGCCCTTCCGCCAGCACTCGTACCTGTCGCCCATTGCGGTGGGCGTCATCGCGGGGCTGGGGACACACGGGTACACGCTCGCGCTCGATTTTTGTGCTAGGAGGAACAATGGGAATGGCTGACACGCGCTTTGATACGCGGCGACGTAGGCTCGCCAGCGAGCTCGCCGCGCAGCGCATCGACGACATGCTGGTGACCAACCTCATCCACGTGCGGTACTTGTCGGGCTTTTCGGGCTCGAACGGGGCGCTGCTCGTGTCCAAGGACCGCACCGCGGCCATCGCCACCGACGGGCGCTACCTGTCCCAGGTGGCGCGCGAGGTCCCCGACATTGAGGCCACCATCACGCGCGAGGTGGCGACCTCCCTCGTGGGAACGGTGACCGAGGGCCACCGCGTCGGCTACGAGGCGGACTATGTCTCTGTCAACCAGCTGCACGCTCTGGAAAAGGCGTGCCCGGAGGGCGTGACCCTCGTGCCGGTCAGCGGGATCATCGAGGACATCCGCCTAGTCAAAGACGAGCTGGAGCTCACCCGGCTGACCAAGGTGGCGCAGCTCGGCGTGCGCGCGCTCGAGGGTCTGGTCGACTCCGGCGAGCTGCGGGCCGGGCGTACCGAGCGCGAGGTCGCCGCGGACCTGGAGTACCGGATGCGCATCCTCGGCTCGGAGCGGGTCAGCTTTGACACCATCGTCGCTTCGGGCCCGAACTCGGCGCTGCCGCACTACGGCGCGGGCGATCGCGTGCTGGCCGACGGCGACCTGGTGACCATCGACTTCGGTGCCCACCGCTTGGGCTTCAACTCCGACATGACCCGCACCTTCGCCATCGGCGAACCCTCCGCGCAGCTGCGCGAGATCTACGACGTGGTGCTCGAGGCGCAGCTCGCGGGAGTCAAGGCGGCGGTGCCGGGGGCGAAGCTCGTCGAGGTGGATAAGGTGTGCCGCGACATCATCGAGCAGGCCGGGTATGGCGAGTACTTCGTCCACTCCACCGGCCACGGCGTCGGCCTCGAGGTCCATGAGGCCCCCTCGGCCGCTCGGACCGGAACCGGCGAGCTGCGCGAAG encodes:
- the aroC gene encoding chorismate synthase, with translation MLRWTTAGESHGQALVALVENMPAGVPVTAEDIAHHLARRRLGYGRGARMKFEADELTLLTGIVHGQTIGSPIAIQIGNTEWPKWTTIMSPHPLDMEDPEVAKAMASGRGARLTRPRPGHADFAGMVKYGFDDARKVLERSSARETAARVAAAAVARSFLRETLGVEVLSHVVSIGESEPYVGPAPAFSDIDAIDGSPVRAFGAESEKDMIAQIEAAKKEGDTLGGVVEVVVDGLPIGLGSHISGEHRLDAQLAGALMGIQSVKGVEVGDGFEEARRRGSAAHDEILRGEDEDGVRRASNRAGGLEGGMTNGEQLRLRVGFKPISTVPRALRTVDMDTGAAATGIHQRSDVCAVPAGGVVAEAMVALVLARAVLEKFGGDSIGQVRSAISSYNDYVSQRLAFGGDHA
- the aroB gene encoding 3-dehydroquinate synthase, with translation MAIVEVTGPSPYEVHIGYNITGGVARRVAQLKARKVAIVHQRPLAAVARHIGRELENENVEVHLLPVPDAEASKTIAVLGGLWDALGEVGFARQDVIIGLGGGAATDLAGFAAATWMRGVKVVQVPTTLLAMVDAAVGGKTGINTAAGKNLVGAFHEPDSVFIDLERLHTLPEEEIVAGSAELIKTGFIADPRILELFREGPERHWEELVRRSVTVKAGVVSQDLTESGLREILNYGHTFGHAIERREDYTWRHGDAVAVGMMFVAHLAYNRGLIDAPLLALHKEILELVGLPTTYEAGAFDELYEAMTRDKKSRDGAIRFVVLRELGQCARLEDASVEEMRAAYDAISAPEGGRGR
- a CDS encoding M24 family metallopeptidase; protein product: MGMADTRFDTRRRRLASELAAQRIDDMLVTNLIHVRYLSGFSGSNGALLVSKDRTAAIATDGRYLSQVAREVPDIEATITREVATSLVGTVTEGHRVGYEADYVSVNQLHALEKACPEGVTLVPVSGIIEDIRLVKDELELTRLTKVAQLGVRALEGLVDSGELRAGRTEREVAADLEYRMRILGSERVSFDTIVASGPNSALPHYGAGDRVLADGDLVTIDFGAHRLGFNSDMTRTFAIGEPSAQLREIYDVVLEAQLAGVKAAVPGAKLVEVDKVCRDIIEQAGYGEYFVHSTGHGVGLEVHEAPSAARTGTGELREGMTLTIEPGIYVPVVGGVRIEDTLIITSGAPRVITEWPKDLRIL
- a CDS encoding shikimate kinase; the protein is MPNPTTYAGARDAGAVVHSRPRAVLVGPPGAGKTTIGRRLASSLNVPLVDSDLLLEEGEGKACGDVYVERGEEGFREIEATYVARALATGGIVSLGGGAVVTETTRQLLIPHTVVWVDVSAEEGIRRTSSSTTRPVLASADPAQRYRDLLEERAPLYREVSDFRVRTDGRPPQRVVADVLGFIESL
- a CDS encoding prepilin peptidase; protein product: MLIGGSGLFFLFLCACAVLWSTALACVDVTQRRLPDALTLPAGALALAWCVVRPVGLWGLVWPVLYLLPARGIGGGDVKLAVSLGVAVACTAGPVWVLVAVAAASALTLAAAALTRSAAVAHGPAMLAAAWVCALMGGVASNM
- the aroQ gene encoding type II 3-dehydroquinate dehydratase, which codes for MKILVLNGPNLNRLGTRQPEVYGAVTLSDVEMQLAEHAERLGVEVECRQSNHEGDLIDWAHEAADEGWPVVINPGGLTHTSVALRDALAEVADGAGFVEVHISNVHAREPFRQHSYLSPIAVGVIAGLGTHGYTLALDFCARRNNGNG